The Leishmania infantum JPCM5 genome chromosome 15 DNA window CAGAACAGAAGACAAGTACGGGCGGCTTTAACCGGCAAGCAGCAAACCATATTTCACACCGGTGGAGCGTGGAGTCGCATTGAGCGCTTCCTAAACTGCACACAGGCAGGGAACAGGAGGACAAGAGTCAGTGTTTACACATTTGTGTATGTGGATGTGCGTGGAGGGTGAGAACAGCAAAGAGTTAGAGGTAAacggagagcgagaaggaaaCGGAAAGAGGGTGACGTAGACGAAGAAGCCGAACAAAGAGAAATACATATAAggcgcccacacgcacatgcacacagtGTGACTTTTCTTCTATCGCTTTGGAAGTCAGGAATTTCCGTGCCGAGCCCCGGCGCACACCAACGCAATGGGCGCGCGCACCGATAGACATCACCAAGACTGATGGAAGCATCCGTATACACACCCGATGGAAAGTCGCAACTTTTCAATCTGCCGAGTGGTATTAAGATGACAACACACAGCCGCGCGTACTTCGCAGTCGCTGGCAGGAGTTCATTGTGAAGCTATTGTCTGCGCATTTCTTGGTTGGATTGAGTTCCTTAGCATCCTGTCGCTTTCCAAGTGCACAAGAACTACTTTTAGTGTGTTGTGAAGATAGCGACTACGTCTCAGCAGATTCAACGACAGTAGACTCGGCTTTAGTGAAGCAACACCCGTCGAGCtgcggcgaggccgccgccacgcttTCCATGTGCTTGCGCCGCTTGTTGGAGACGTGACGCTTTTGTGCTGGATCAAACCCCTCGGCAGGCGAGTCGAACAGTGCCCACGTCGGTGTAGGCAACAAGTAGTCTTCCGGTACCATATCCGCAGCTCGTGAGGGGTCTTGAACGATGGTGTCAAACTTGTCATAATCGATCCAGCTGTGCACTCGGCCATCGATGACAAACCGCTGATGCGCCAGCAAGATGCAGCCGGAGTGCTCGTGGACGCTGGCCACCGTGTATTGCGTTCCGTCGCCAATCGCgctgcagagctgctggGCAAAGGCCTTCATTTTGTCCCATGAGGGAACGTTCTTGATGCGAAGAATGGTGTTGTGATTGCCGGAAAAAGCCGGCGTGAGGCGCTTGACCTCGATGAAGTGCGGCTGCCCTCGATCAAACAACTCTTTGTACTCGGGGAGGTTCTCCGGCTCCATGTTGAATCCTTCAATCATGGTGAGCCGAAACACGGTGCGGTGCTTCTTCTCTCGCATATTGTTCACGCTCTCGTTGAAGCGTTCCCAGTAATCTGAAAGCACAGGGCGGTCAAGAATCTTCATTGTTTTCTGGTTCGGAGCATCTACGCTCAGGTACAGCTGCGTTACCGGAGCCAGATTGCGGATGGCATCCGGAAACTGACCATTGTTGACAAGAAAGGAGGATATCGATTTGGCGTGCAACAAGTCAAGAAACTCGTTCACGTACGGGTACATGATCGGCTCGCCGACAAGGGACAGAGCGCAGTGGCGCGGAGCCAATGCCTCCTCGAGAGCTTCATCCGTTACGCCGGGCATCCCACGCACACCGTTGATCAGGGCTTGATGACTCGATATCATACCTTCCACGACATCCTTTGGTGGGTCGACCATCCACTTCCACTCTGCTGCCGTCGGATTTGAGTTGAGGCGCCAGCAAAAGACACAGTTGTTCGCGCATGCCATGCTCGGAGTCGCCTCCATGCACCGATGTGACTTGATGCCGTACATAGTCCACTTGTAGCATCCACCACGCCCCCTCATCATCGACTTTTGCCAGCGGCAAAGCTTCACCGCACTGTGCGTGCCGACAAGGGAGTACATCTTGCCCAAAGCCTCCCGACGCTTCTCGGAGAGCATTGGCCGACATCCAGTGGTCGAGCCTTTCTTCATTTTTGATCCCGAGAACGTAGGGCAGATGCGATGAGGACACAAGGAATCAAGGAGTGGGCGGTGACAGCAACGCTGGCTGCGCTATGCGCGTGTACGCTCGTGAATGCAAGTGCGAGAAGAAATGGCATGGTGAACGAAaagggcaaaaaaaaagaacggcAAAAGAGTAGCACAGCGAGAGACCCGTCGTCAAGAACGCACTGTTGAAAAAACTGCAACAGAGGCGTCGGCGTCAACAAAAGCCCTGGGTGAGAAAAAACGCGAGGAAGATGACGGGGTGCTGCAAGCCTTTCACTCCGTTTGCCGGAAAAGAGGTGGCGGCTGAAAACAAGGCCGCGCCCTTTCATTACTCACACCTTAGTACTCGGGGCAAGCAAGCATGGTGTACGCAAAAGGGTGGCAACGACGTGTGCCGTTCTTGTGTCAGCGCAGCCTTCGAGTTCGAGACGGGTAGTGTTCTATCAAGGGGTGGTACTTTtatgcgcacgcgccacacTGAtacagagggagaggtaaGGGAGTGGGCGTAGAACGGCTAGCGAAGCAGCTGGCGCTTCAACACGTTGAGTCTATAGAGAACCTGTATATCTAAGCAAGCTGTagcacgcagcggcagcacggcgaCGAAGGCGGCAGCCACTTTCTTACCTTCAGCCCTCACAAAGAGTGAAGCAGGTGAACAACGCGCACCGAGTTTGGCCGCTGAAGCGCGGCGTTCTGCGGTCGTTTGGGCGGAAGCTTCACGATTGGGGCGCTGAGCTGAGTAGAGGCCGCCCATCTCGAGCGATGGGCCTGGAAGCTCTCAGGGGTGCATTTGGGGTGCTCTAGCAAGTACGCGCGACACGCAGTCGCCCGCTCCTCGGGTGACAAACTTTGCAGATACAAAGAGTCACATCGCCCTCTTGCTGGTGCGCCACCTCTGCTCATTCCTACAGCGCCGCGTGACTTTGAAACCGCAGGATGCGGAACGCTCCAGCTCAGCGCAAGTTGCACCTCTGTGAGACCTGTAGAAGGGTCGACGGCTTGCGCGCCGTAGGAGGCTCTGGCTGACCCCATGCAGGATGGTTTTGAACCTTGGTCAACCTGAATGTAGTTGCTACGGGTCGCATCCAGCGCCAACGGGGCTGTCCCATGCCAGAAGGGGAGAAAGTCCGACGTCCCTGCGAGTGAGCGCGCCTTCGCCCGCTTCGCTTGCTCGACAGATCTCAGCGTCTTCTTGGTCTCGAACGGTGCAGGATTCCCGCGGAAGTCGAGTTTGCTTCGCTCATTCAACCATTGCAGCTTGGCTAGCGTTCTTTCTTGTGCCTCCCTTTCGTCTGGGTTCATCGCGCAAGGCAGCAAAGAGGCAGAGAAATTGAGATGtctgcggcggaggcgcggaAAAAGAgtggaagagaaggaagatTCTGCTGGTTGAGTAGCCGCTACAACTTGCTAGTATCCGATCAGCAAaacgcacaggcgcgcagGAACACAAAAGCGATTTTTCCGGGGCAAGGCAAGGatggcagcgacgacaaTAAAAACTGAAAATAGGAGGGGAGGCAGCTCGCACTTACGAAGAGTTCCTGTGCTTGGCGGGGGGGTGCGAAGAAGCATTGCCTCCCTTTTATTCCCTGCACTTTTGCACCAAGCAGGCTGACAAAGCAAACTCACTAGATTTGAATTCGCGAAGTCCGGCGTTGCAGGAGAAAGGGAAGATGCAGCACCTGGTCAAAGCATTGGGTCGAATTTCTGCAGCATTCGCTCAGCCATAGTCTCACATCCTTTTTCCTTCCTTCAGCTACAAGACACGTACAGCGCAGAAGAACTTCAGATACGATCTCGGGAGCCTGGATGGAAATCGCGCCCCAACTGAAATGGCAAAAGCAAAGAAGAAAGCAGCACATTCAAGTGGGCTACAATGTAGACACACCGTTCAATGTCCCAGCACAagccgtgcacacgcgctggGGCGCCTTCCACCGAGATTCCGGAATAATCCGGAGGTCACGGATACAGGAGTTGCACGTGATACGGCCGCAGTTGTGGCAGAACTGCTTGCTCCGCAAGATTCCAAACGGCCGCTGGCACGCCATGCACGCCGAGATGCTCGCCTCGTCCACCCACGGTGTCTCCCGCAGCCAAAAATCGGCCACGTCTTGGTTCGCAACAGTGGAGAGGTTGACAGATGCCAGAAACGGGTGACGCTTGATCTCCTTCATACCGATACGCGCCTTTGGGTCCTTCACCAGTAGCTTGCGAATCAGGTCTTTCGCGTCTGGGTCCATGTCCTCAGGAAACTCTGGCTCCTTTTCAAGGATGGTTTTGATGAGCAAGTACTGCGTGGACGCGTCAAAAGGGCGCTGGCCCACGAGCATCAAGTACAgtacgcagccgcagccccaGTAGTCAGACGCGCAGCACGTATAACTGCTTTCCAACAGCTCGGGAGACATGTAATAGGTGGTTCCACAGAAGGTCTGGGCCCGACCGCTGCCAGTCTCCTCGCCTGTCGCCTTGTCATCCGCAGACTGGCACACAACGGCCGTTCCAAAATCGATGAGGCGGAGATGCTTGTCAGCGCTGAGCATTATGTTTTCCGGCTTGATGTCGCGGTGTATCACCGTCAGCGGCTTCATGGCCGGTCCGCTTGGACCAGAGTTGCTCTTCTTTTCGCCGTGGTGGAGGTAGAAGACGGCTGAGAACAATTCGGCAATTGCGTGGCGTGCAGCCTCGAGAGGTATGTGTCCCCACCTTTCAATATGCTTTAGCAGCTCCCCTCCTTCGCAAAGCTCTGTAACGTACAGCAAATCCTCCGTCGTCTGCATTGAGGCATGGAACTTGACGATGTTGGGGTGCTCACACATGAGCAGCATTCTCGTTTCTCGCCGAGCCACCTCAGCCATTCGAGTGCGTTCTTCATCCGTTGGGGCGTCAAGAATGGACCTCTTTGAAATAAATTTCACCGCATACCGGACGTTTGTCGGCTTATACAAGCCAACGACCACTTTGCTGAACGCCCCAGTGCCCAGGGGCGGACCGAACTCGAagtccgccgctgccatcttGGTCGGCATCTTGTCGCTCCGTGcacccctcttttttttacCACTAGCACGGTCGACTGCGTCTCGAGAGAAAAACGAGACTCAACGAGGACATGCGGGGGTGTTGCTCCTGAAATCTCGGTAGAGTGGGTCAGAgctttgttttgttttgtccTCCCTTCTTTGCGGAGCGTGGGCCTCGAAAATGTTCTCCCAGTGTGCGTGCCGCAGTCGACGAAGTGAGGCGTTCTCCGAAGACGCGGCAAGATTGATAAAAAAATCAAAACAGGAAAaacagagggggaggggaggggatgcATTGCTGCTCACTTCTTccggaggagggaggggggcatcgGTGTGCCCAAGACGACCGCTGTGGACGATCTCTCGGAAGAGCTAAGTCATGATGGGAAACAGAatgccggcagcgacggtcAGGCTGTAGAATTCACCCTCTCATACGCGCTACATTGCAAGTGCAAATTCAACGCGGAAACCTCAAGGCGCCAGCGAGGTTTCAGCCCTGCACCACTTGTCTCCTTCTGTTCCGGAACGCGTTCTGTCTCGTTCAGCTGCGCTGCTTTCGCTTGCAGACACAGAATAGAAAAATAGAGAAAAAAGGAGCGCGCTTATCTACTCTATTGCCATCTGTGGCAGCGACCGTGCAAATCGCGCACTCCGCCATAACAAAAAGAAGGCATCATGATACACGGATCAAACAAAGCAAACAACACCTCTATCTCTGCCAAGTTTCGAATTCTATGGTCGCTTCTTCTCTGTCGAGCGGCACAACTGCAGAACCACGACCTGAAACTCACGCTGTAGCATCCAGGCCGCCAACTCCAGGTGATAGGTATACAGTGAACAGATGCTATCCCTTCGGCGGCGCATCCGGTGAGGACCTCACTCCACAGGCGCTTCCTGCGCAACCGCGACGGACGTCTTCTCCTCGCCGTCAGCCTCCGCGCACGAGTCCATCTGCATCCTTGCCTCCCACTCCTCAACGGCTGCGCGATCACGGCGCTCCGGTCCACCGCGGCCCTGCTTCTTCGCCTTTGTTGCAATGAGCTTGAAGTACTCATACACGTCAGCGCAACGTAGCCAGTGCCTGTATTGTTGGTAGCACGACTCGGAAGTCAGCCGCTTGATTGTCCGCTCCGTCGTGTAGTTGAGCTCGCTGAGGCAGAACGCGATGTTCCGTGCAACGGCGAGTTTCTTCTTGCTGCGTTCTGAAAAAGACTCAAAGCGCTGGCACAGACGGTCGATCAGTGAATCCGTCGCCTTGTCCCCTTCCACGCGCTCCAACAAGGTGCGCATCGCCAGTTGGAACTTGTCAAACGGCATGGCATTGCTCAgctgcgtcgccagcggcgggATCAAATTGCCAatcttctccttctctttcatCGCCAAGTTCTGCACAAAGGTAACGGCGTTGTTGGCGATCGTTTCGTCCGGGTCTGCAACGAGCTTCACGATGGTGTACAGGTGGTCGCGGATACGCAGCATCTCTCCCAGAACGAGGTGAGAGCATACCTGGATCGTCACGGCGCGAACGCGGACGTCCTCATCGACCAGCAGCTTGAAGAAGCCCGTGGTGGGAACGCTCAGATACGGGCCCAGCAGATTGgggtgcacgcacacgaggtCACCGAGGGCAATCACAACGTTCACTTTCGTGACCCACGACTCGCGCTTGTCGGCGACGATAGCAAAAAGGAGGCTGAGGTGCTCAGAGCAGAAGCCCTCGTTTACAATCATGTACTGGCAAAGGGCAAggacggcgcacacgcgctcgaACGGCTTGTCCGCGTAAACCGAGAACTTTTTTCGGCATGTGGCGACGATCATATCGGCAAAGCGAGACCAAACAGAGCCGGGTGAAATGATTGCCTGCTTCCGCTTTTGCGCCAGCTCCTGAATCTCGTGCCTCCGCAGCTCGTGCGAGCCCAGCCCCAGCTCCTTGTGCATCGAGTCCGTTTGGTCACTCACCTTTGGTGAGACCTGAGCGACGCCCTTCGTGGGCTCTTCCAGAGCTTTCAGCTGCGCtttctctgcc harbors:
- a CDS encoding putative protein kinase: MPTKMAAADFEFGPPLGTGAFSKVVVGLYKPTNVRYAVKFISKRSILDAPTDEERTRMAEVARRETRMLLMCEHPNIVKFHASMQTTEDLLYVTELCEGGELLKHIERWGHIPLEAARHAIAELFSAVFYLHHGEKKSNSGPSGPAMKPLTVIHRDIKPENIMLSADKHLRLIDFGTAVVCQSADDKATGEETGSGRAQTFCGTTYYMSPELLESSYTCCASDYWGCGCVLYLMLVGQRPFDASTQYLLIKTILEKEPEFPEDMDPDAKDLIRKLLVKDPKARIGMKEIKRHPFLASVNLSTVANQDVADFWLRETPWVDEASISACMACQRPFGILRSKQFCHNCGRITCNSCIRDLRIIPESRWKAPQRVCTACAGTLNGVSTL